In the genome of Pseudomonas bubulae, one region contains:
- a CDS encoding fimbria/pilus outer membrane usher protein, whose amino-acid sequence MQKAPFYQALKFQVRQRAPLLHCTHLTLLISIPATLELAFQPSSAFAQEYFNPHALEMGDPGQKPIDLEYFANQGGQLPGLYSVDIYLNDNRVAHRDVNFVSIAGTLQPELTSPQLQEMGVKLEAFPALQQLPSTSAISTLSDYIPYASSRFDFKLQRLDISIPQAALTSQAHGYVDPQLWDQGLSAALLNYSFSGSNTLNNDSNNRSKTNDSYYLNLRSGLNLGAWRLRNYSTYNSRNGNNNWQNLDTYAQKDIQSLKGQLTLGDSSTPSDVFNSVLYRGIQLNSDDNMYPDSLKGFAPVVRGIAQSNAQVTVRQNGYIIYQTYVSAGAFTITDLYPTSSSGDLEIAITESDGTVRRSTQSFSAVPVMLREGRLKYSVTAGQYRSNASAASKPSFMQSTLIYGLPYDYTLYGGLLASGKYNATTVGIGHTLEGWGAVSVDATQAHAKLRNGSSHQGQSYRFLYSKTINTTDTTFTLAGYRYSTSGYYDFQEANEIDPDNFNNWRGTSTKRSKTQLSINQSFGDKGNFYLNGYQQSFWRQNKYERSLTAGYDLSYRSINYGLAYTFTQTPLDTGRNNKDQQLSFKVQFPLGKTLPNSWASYNFNASKQGSSAHDVGLSGTALADNNLSYSIQQRYANQGVGSSGNANANYKGTYGEARIGYNYDTRSQQVNYNLQGGIVAHPYGVTLSQQHGETMALVRAPDAAGAKVKNTTGVKTDSRGYAVVPYLSTYRKNRVALDTATLTDDVDIEINTKTVIPTKGALVLADFKTRIGKRVLISLSHGGKPVPFGATATLLDNSTHSNNEGVVGLEGEVYLSGVPQSGALHVKWGDKSGQQCTSHFILPELLVEQNATPAISSLSSICQ is encoded by the coding sequence ATGCAAAAAGCCCCTTTCTACCAGGCCCTTAAATTCCAGGTGCGCCAGCGTGCGCCACTCTTGCACTGCACTCACCTGACTTTATTGATCAGCATACCCGCAACATTAGAACTCGCCTTCCAGCCCTCTTCAGCTTTTGCGCAGGAATACTTCAACCCCCACGCTCTGGAAATGGGTGATCCTGGACAAAAGCCCATCGACCTAGAGTACTTCGCCAACCAGGGCGGGCAACTACCAGGTCTATACAGTGTCGATATCTATCTAAATGATAATCGGGTAGCCCATCGAGACGTAAACTTTGTGAGTATCGCTGGAACACTTCAACCCGAACTGACCTCACCTCAACTCCAGGAGATGGGGGTCAAGCTGGAAGCTTTCCCGGCCTTGCAGCAACTGCCCTCAACAAGCGCAATCAGTACATTGTCAGACTACATCCCCTATGCCAGCAGCCGGTTCGATTTCAAACTGCAGCGGCTGGATATCAGCATCCCCCAAGCCGCACTCACAAGCCAGGCTCATGGCTACGTGGATCCTCAGCTATGGGATCAAGGCCTTTCGGCTGCACTGTTGAACTATAGTTTCAGCGGCTCCAACACGCTCAATAATGATAGCAACAATCGCTCAAAGACAAACGACAGCTATTATTTAAATTTACGCAGTGGCCTGAACTTGGGCGCGTGGAGGCTGCGTAATTATTCTACGTATAATTCACGTAACGGAAACAACAACTGGCAGAACCTCGACACTTATGCGCAAAAGGATATTCAGTCACTAAAGGGGCAACTGACGTTGGGTGACAGCTCAACGCCCAGTGACGTTTTCAACAGTGTGCTATACCGCGGTATTCAATTAAATTCGGACGACAACATGTACCCCGACAGTCTGAAAGGGTTTGCACCCGTTGTTCGAGGCATTGCCCAGAGTAATGCCCAGGTCACCGTGCGACAAAATGGCTACATTATTTATCAAACCTATGTCTCGGCGGGTGCGTTCACAATCACTGACTTGTATCCCACGTCCTCCAGTGGTGACTTGGAAATTGCAATCACCGAAAGTGATGGCACCGTACGCCGTTCAACTCAATCATTTTCTGCGGTACCTGTAATGCTACGTGAAGGGCGTCTGAAGTATTCAGTGACTGCAGGACAATATCGTTCCAACGCCAGCGCAGCCAGCAAACCAAGTTTTATGCAAAGCACGCTGATTTACGGACTGCCCTATGACTACACCCTCTATGGTGGCTTACTGGCATCTGGAAAATATAATGCAACGACTGTTGGTATTGGCCATACGCTGGAAGGTTGGGGGGCGGTATCTGTGGATGCTACACAGGCACACGCCAAACTACGCAACGGGTCCAGCCATCAAGGGCAGTCTTACCGCTTCCTCTATTCAAAAACCATTAATACCACTGACACTACCTTTACGTTGGCCGGATATCGCTACTCCACCAGCGGCTACTACGATTTTCAGGAAGCCAACGAAATTGACCCCGACAACTTCAATAATTGGCGCGGAACCAGCACTAAACGCAGCAAGACGCAGCTCAGCATCAACCAATCTTTTGGAGACAAAGGAAACTTCTATCTTAATGGATACCAACAAAGTTTCTGGCGTCAAAACAAATATGAGCGCAGCCTGACGGCAGGTTATGACCTCAGTTACCGCAGCATCAACTACGGCTTGGCGTATACTTTCACCCAGACACCGCTTGATACTGGACGCAACAACAAAGATCAGCAACTTTCCTTCAAAGTTCAGTTCCCTTTGGGCAAGACACTCCCTAACAGTTGGGCCAGTTACAATTTCAACGCCAGCAAGCAAGGCAGCAGCGCTCATGACGTAGGCCTGAGCGGCACCGCACTGGCAGACAACAACCTGAGCTACAGTATTCAACAGCGGTACGCAAACCAAGGTGTCGGCAGTAGCGGTAATGCCAACGCAAACTACAAAGGCACTTATGGAGAAGCCAGGATTGGTTATAACTACGACACCCGATCACAGCAAGTCAATTACAACTTGCAAGGCGGTATTGTAGCCCACCCTTATGGTGTCACGCTTTCACAACAACATGGTGAAACCATGGCCTTGGTTCGGGCACCTGACGCAGCCGGTGCCAAAGTAAAGAATACTACCGGTGTAAAAACCGACTCGCGTGGTTATGCTGTCGTGCCCTATCTCAGTACATACCGAAAAAACCGGGTAGCGCTTGACACCGCAACACTCACTGACGACGTTGATATTGAGATCAATACCAAAACGGTGATTCCTACCAAAGGTGCGCTTGTATTGGCAGACTTTAAGACTCGTATTGGCAAGCGTGTATTGATTTCTTTGAGTCACGGCGGCAAGCCCGTACCTTTTGGCGCTACCGCGACACTGCTGGATAACTCAACTCATTCTAATAATGAGGGCGTTGTCGGCCTGGAGGGCGAGGTATACCTCAGCGGTGTGCCGCAGTCCGGAGCACTGCATGTAAAATGGGGGGATAAATCTGGCCAGCAATGCACGTCACACTTCATCTTGCCTGAGCTGCTTGTAGAGCAAAACGCCACCCCCGCCATCAGCTCCCTTTCAAGCATCTGTCAATAG
- a CDS encoding molecular chaperone codes for MQWLTSICITLTLASLTHTASAGVVIGGTRVIYDTARKDSSFSVSNTGTSEPYLIQSWVENLHDSNKAPFIITPPLFRLDADQENTLRIIHTGGQLPADKESAFWVNVKTISASEKSDSNQLQISVKSRIKVFYRPTGLPGDATEAYKALTFTRQGRQLKVNNPTPYHVSFFHVRVGDKEIQNAGMVAPQKTLSWEIPPDATGPVSWQAINDYGGVSPTASAALQ; via the coding sequence ATGCAATGGCTCACGTCCATCTGTATTACTCTAACTCTCGCCAGCCTGACTCATACTGCTTCGGCGGGAGTGGTAATAGGAGGCACTCGAGTTATTTATGACACCGCAAGAAAAGACTCTTCCTTCTCGGTAAGCAATACTGGAACGTCAGAGCCTTATCTGATTCAGTCCTGGGTAGAAAACCTGCACGACAGCAACAAAGCCCCCTTTATCATAACGCCGCCCCTCTTTCGCCTTGACGCAGACCAAGAAAACACCCTGCGCATCATTCATACGGGAGGGCAGTTACCCGCCGATAAAGAGTCGGCATTCTGGGTGAATGTAAAAACAATATCAGCCTCGGAGAAAAGCGATTCCAACCAGTTACAAATTTCGGTCAAAAGTCGAATCAAGGTTTTTTATCGTCCTACTGGTCTCCCTGGTGATGCGACCGAAGCTTACAAGGCATTGACCTTTACTCGCCAGGGCAGGCAGCTAAAAGTTAACAATCCAACGCCGTATCATGTTTCTTTTTTTCACGTCCGCGTGGGAGATAAAGAAATACAAAATGCCGGTATGGTTGCCCCACAAAAAACGCTCAGCTGGGAGATTCCTCCCGACGCGACCGGACCTGTCAGCTGGCAAGCCATCAACGATTATGGCGGAGTTTCCCCCACCGCAAGTGCCGCACTGCAGTAG
- a CDS encoding fimbrial protein, which yields MRIKIIALTLLTGSSIASIANAADGTINFTGTILSAACTVTPATGTQTVPLNSVTTSSLSTAGVTSSPTKFDIVLTSCPSTVSTATVKFDGPTDSDNSSILKLTTEPGVATGVGIALYEKDASTQIPIGTSSTSSTLSTTSDTTFTFYAKYMATKAVTSGPANGSTDFTINYN from the coding sequence ATGCGAATTAAAATTATCGCTCTTACACTGCTGACAGGTTCCTCTATTGCAAGCATCGCTAATGCTGCGGACGGGACAATCAACTTTACGGGCACTATTCTCAGCGCGGCATGCACAGTGACGCCAGCGACTGGCACTCAGACAGTCCCACTTAATTCTGTCACCACGAGCAGCTTGAGCACCGCCGGTGTTACTTCGTCACCCACTAAATTCGATATCGTATTGACCAGTTGCCCTTCTACCGTCAGCACGGCCACCGTAAAGTTCGACGGCCCCACAGACAGTGACAACTCAAGCATCCTGAAACTTACGACTGAGCCAGGTGTCGCGACCGGTGTAGGCATCGCACTGTATGAAAAAGATGCCTCAACACAAATTCCGATCGGCACAAGCTCCACCAGCAGCACGCTGTCCACCACCAGTGACACTACCTTTACTTTTTATGCCAAGTACATGGCTACCAAGGCGGTCACTTCAGGTCCGGCTAACGGCAGCACAGACTTCACTATCAACTACAACTAG
- a CDS encoding SDR family oxidoreductase produces MQLKDKVIIITGGCQGLGRAMAEYLAAKGAKLALVDLNPEKLELAVAACQAHGVEARAYLCNVADEEQVTQTVGQIAEDFGAINGLVNNAGILRDGLLLKVKDGVMTKMSLAQWQAVIDVNLTGVFLCTREVAAKMIELNSEGAIINISSISRAGNVGQTNYSAAKAGVAAATVTWARELSRYGIRVAGIAPGFIETEMTLGMKPEALEKMTSGIPLKRMGKVEEIAHSAAYIFENDYYTGRILELDGGLRI; encoded by the coding sequence ATGCAACTTAAAGACAAAGTAATCATTATCACTGGCGGCTGCCAGGGGCTGGGTCGCGCCATGGCCGAGTACCTGGCAGCCAAGGGCGCCAAACTGGCACTGGTCGACCTCAACCCGGAAAAACTCGAACTGGCGGTGGCAGCCTGCCAGGCGCACGGCGTCGAGGCCCGAGCCTACCTGTGCAACGTCGCTGACGAAGAACAGGTTACGCAAACCGTTGGTCAAATTGCAGAAGATTTTGGTGCGATCAACGGCCTGGTCAACAACGCCGGCATTTTGCGTGACGGCCTGCTGCTCAAGGTCAAGGATGGCGTTATGACCAAGATGAGCCTGGCGCAATGGCAAGCGGTAATTGATGTCAACCTGACCGGAGTTTTCCTGTGCACCCGTGAGGTAGCGGCGAAAATGATCGAGCTCAACAGCGAGGGCGCGATCATCAATATCTCGTCGATCTCCCGTGCCGGCAATGTCGGCCAGACCAACTACTCGGCGGCCAAGGCCGGGGTTGCTGCTGCCACCGTGACCTGGGCCAGGGAACTGTCGCGTTACGGCATTCGTGTAGCCGGGATTGCACCGGGCTTTATCGAAACCGAAATGACCCTGGGCATGAAACCCGAAGCCCTTGAAAAAATGACCTCGGGCATTCCGCTCAAGCGCATGGGCAAGGTTGAAGAAATCGCTCATTCGGCAGCGTACATTTTTGAAAACGACTACTACACCGGGCGCATTCTGGAACTGGATGGCGGGTTGCGGATCTAG
- a CDS encoding HugZ family protein codes for MSVEAAKHARELLLKEYRGALATQSKAMPGFPFGSVVPYCLDELGRPLILISRIAQHTHNLRKDPKCSLMVGERGAEEVQAVGRLTVLAEAVQLSDPAAIEAAAERYYRYFPEAKGYDTAHDFDFWVLNPVRHRYIGGFGAIHWLDQVTLANPFAGQVEVRMVEHMNSDHANAIEHYVKLTGLPQTAPAMLVGIDSEGMHLRIGEGVHWLAFPEPCNTSTQVREALVLLARASEWPKKQMV; via the coding sequence TTGAGCGTTGAAGCTGCCAAGCATGCCCGAGAATTACTGCTCAAGGAATACCGTGGCGCCCTGGCTACCCAGTCCAAGGCCATGCCGGGATTTCCCTTCGGCTCCGTGGTGCCTTATTGCCTGGATGAGCTGGGGAGACCACTGATCCTGATCAGCCGCATCGCCCAGCACACCCACAACCTGCGCAAGGATCCCAAGTGTTCACTGATGGTGGGGGAGCGGGGCGCTGAAGAGGTGCAGGCTGTTGGCCGTCTTACCGTGCTGGCCGAAGCCGTGCAATTGAGCGATCCCGCAGCCATTGAAGCCGCAGCCGAGCGTTACTACCGCTACTTTCCCGAGGCGAAGGGCTATGACACTGCCCATGATTTCGATTTCTGGGTGCTCAACCCGGTTCGTCATCGCTACATAGGCGGCTTTGGTGCCATCCACTGGCTGGACCAGGTCACGCTGGCCAACCCTTTCGCCGGGCAGGTCGAGGTGCGGATGGTCGAGCATATGAACAGCGATCACGCCAATGCCATTGAACACTACGTCAAACTGACCGGCCTGCCGCAAACAGCGCCAGCTATGCTGGTGGGCATCGACAGCGAAGGCATGCACCTGCGCATCGGCGAAGGCGTGCACTGGTTGGCTTTTCCGGAGCCTTGCAACACTTCGACACAGGTGCGCGAAGCCTTGGTTTTGCTGGCCCGTGCCAGTGAGTGGCCGAAAAAACAGATGGTCTGA
- a CDS encoding FxsA family protein: MRAFLLLFLLFPVLELYVFFKVSTAIGFFPALLLIIAGSMLGVLVVRVAGLATALKARESLNRGELPAQQMLEGLMLALGGGLLVLPGFISDAAGLLLLFPPVRRFLVNRLRKRAEEQAIRQRAFAEDFEAARPRAHQPLGREPNVIEGEFEHRDK; the protein is encoded by the coding sequence ATGCGCGCTTTTCTATTGCTCTTTCTGTTGTTTCCAGTGCTAGAGCTGTACGTCTTTTTCAAGGTCAGCACCGCCATAGGGTTTTTCCCCGCGTTGCTGCTGATCATTGCCGGCTCCATGCTGGGTGTTCTGGTCGTTCGCGTCGCAGGCTTGGCCACGGCGCTCAAAGCGCGCGAAAGCCTGAATCGCGGCGAGCTGCCTGCTCAGCAAATGCTTGAAGGCCTGATGCTGGCGCTGGGTGGTGGACTGTTGGTTCTGCCTGGTTTTATCAGCGATGCGGCCGGTCTGTTGTTGCTGTTCCCGCCAGTTCGCCGGTTTCTGGTCAACCGCCTGCGCAAGCGTGCTGAAGAACAGGCCATCCGCCAGCGTGCGTTTGCCGAAGACTTCGAAGCCGCACGACCACGTGCCCATCAGCCTTTGGGGCGTGAGCCCAATGTGATCGAAGGCGAGTTCGAGCATCGCGATAAATAA
- a CDS encoding co-chaperone GroES has protein sequence MKLRPLHDRVVIRRSEEEKKTAGGIVLPGSAAEKANSGEVIAVGTGRVLDNGEVRALAVKVGDKVVFGPYSGSNTVKVDGEDLLVMAENEILAVIEG, from the coding sequence ATGAAGCTTCGTCCTCTGCATGACCGCGTCGTAATCCGTCGCAGCGAAGAAGAAAAGAAAACCGCTGGTGGTATCGTTCTGCCGGGTTCTGCTGCTGAAAAAGCTAACAGCGGTGAAGTGATCGCCGTTGGTACGGGTCGCGTTCTGGACAACGGTGAAGTGCGTGCACTGGCCGTTAAAGTGGGTGACAAGGTTGTGTTCGGCCCTTACTCCGGCAGCAACACTGTAAAAGTCGACGGCGAAGACCTGTTGGTTATGGCTGAGAACGAGATTCTCGCTGTAATTGAAGGCTGA
- the groL gene encoding chaperonin GroEL (60 kDa chaperone family; promotes refolding of misfolded polypeptides especially under stressful conditions; forms two stacked rings of heptamers to form a barrel-shaped 14mer; ends can be capped by GroES; misfolded proteins enter the barrel where they are refolded when GroES binds), translated as MAAKEVKFGDSARKKMLAGVNVLADAVKATLGPKGRNVIIEKSFGAPTITKDGVSVAKEIELKDRFENMGAQLVKDVASRANDDAGDGTTTATVLAQSIVNEGLKAVAAGMNPMDLKRGIDKATIAIVKELRQLAKPCADGKAIAQVGTISANSDSSIGEIIAEAMEKVGKEGVITVEEGSGLENELSVVEGMQFDRGYLSPYFVNKPDTMVAELDGPLILLVDKKISNIREMLPVLEAVAKAGRPLLIVAEDVEGEALATLVVNNMRGIVKVAAVKAPGFGDRRKAMLQDIAVLTGGTVISEEIGLSLESTTLEHLGNAKRVILSKENTTIIDGAGNDADIQARVTQIRAQVADTTSDYDREKLQERLAKLSGGVAVIKVGAGSEVEMKEKKARVEDALHATRAAVEEGVVPGGGVALVRALQAISELKGDNADQNVGIALLRRAVEAPLRQIVANSGDEPSVVVDKVKQGSGNYGYNAATGEYGDMIEMGILDPAKVTRSALQAASSIASLMITTEAMIAEIQEDKPAGGMPDMGGMGGMGGMM; from the coding sequence ATGGCTGCTAAAGAAGTTAAATTCGGCGACTCCGCCCGCAAAAAAATGTTGGCTGGTGTAAACGTCCTGGCTGACGCAGTAAAAGCGACCCTGGGCCCTAAAGGCCGTAACGTGATCATCGAGAAGAGCTTCGGCGCTCCGACCATCACCAAGGACGGCGTGTCCGTTGCAAAAGAAATCGAGCTGAAAGACCGCTTCGAAAACATGGGCGCGCAGCTGGTTAAAGACGTTGCCTCCCGTGCCAACGATGACGCTGGTGACGGTACTACCACTGCAACCGTTCTGGCTCAGTCGATCGTCAACGAAGGCCTGAAAGCCGTCGCTGCCGGCATGAACCCGATGGACCTGAAGCGCGGTATCGACAAAGCGACCATCGCTATCGTCAAAGAACTGCGTCAACTGGCCAAGCCATGCGCTGACGGCAAGGCAATTGCCCAGGTTGGTACCATTTCTGCCAACTCCGACAGCTCCATCGGCGAAATCATTGCCGAAGCCATGGAAAAAGTCGGTAAAGAAGGCGTGATCACCGTTGAAGAAGGCTCGGGCCTGGAAAACGAACTGTCTGTTGTTGAAGGCATGCAGTTCGACCGTGGCTACCTGTCCCCTTACTTCGTGAACAAGCCAGACACCATGGTGGCTGAGCTGGACGGCCCGCTGATCCTGTTGGTTGACAAAAAGATCTCCAACATCCGCGAAATGCTGCCAGTTCTGGAAGCCGTTGCAAAAGCCGGCCGTCCACTGCTGATCGTGGCTGAAGACGTTGAAGGCGAAGCCCTGGCGACTCTGGTTGTGAACAACATGCGCGGTATCGTTAAAGTCGCTGCTGTCAAAGCACCAGGCTTCGGTGACCGTCGTAAAGCAATGCTGCAGGACATCGCTGTTCTGACTGGCGGTACCGTAATCTCCGAAGAGATCGGCCTGAGCCTGGAAAGCACTACCCTGGAGCACCTGGGTAACGCCAAGCGCGTGATCCTGTCCAAAGAAAACACCACCATCATCGATGGTGCTGGCAACGATGCGGACATCCAGGCACGTGTTACCCAGATCCGTGCTCAAGTGGCTGATACCACTTCGGACTACGACCGTGAAAAACTGCAAGAGCGTCTGGCCAAGCTGTCTGGCGGCGTTGCAGTGATCAAGGTTGGCGCTGGTTCCGAAGTAGAAATGAAAGAGAAGAAAGCCCGCGTTGAAGACGCCCTGCACGCTACTCGTGCAGCCGTTGAAGAAGGCGTGGTACCTGGCGGTGGCGTGGCACTGGTTCGCGCTCTGCAAGCCATCTCCGAACTGAAAGGCGACAACGCTGATCAGAACGTGGGTATTGCTCTGCTGCGTCGTGCTGTTGAAGCACCTCTGCGCCAGATCGTTGCCAACTCCGGTGATGAGCCAAGCGTAGTTGTCGACAAAGTGAAGCAGGGTTCGGGTAACTACGGTTACAACGCAGCCACTGGTGAATACGGCGACATGATCGAAATGGGTATCCTTGACCCGGCTAAAGTGACTCGTTCGGCTCTGCAAGCGGCTTCGTCGATTGCCAGCCTGATGATCACCACTGAGGCGATGATCGCTGAGATCCAGGAAGACAAACCAGCTGGCGGCATGCCAGACATGGGCGGCATGGGTGGTATGGGCGGCATGATGTAA
- a CDS encoding LTA synthase family protein: protein MRLLHTAPMRYLLLLTGCWLATFLITRGVLLVTHLGEAGNNWLPVFGIGLLYDLGFLAYAAVPLGGYLLLCPPALWRRRGHQWFLQGLLTVSLFAMLFTGVAEWLFWDEFGVRFNFIAVDYLVYSDEVLNNVLESYPIGILLSAIALAAIVLSLIVRKPFNAAMNAELPTLGGRIATFAGLLLVAGLSLQLLDQDSPRGQGGNAYQHELASNGPYQFFAAFRNNELDYQQFYASLPTDVVAKQLRAELTEPNATFVGQDPLDIRRNIDNPGAVRQPNIVLVTIESLSAKYLGSNGDGRNLTPNLDQLRKESLYFNNFYATGTRTDRGLEAITLAIPPTPGRSIVKRIGRESGFASLGQQLNGVGYDSVFVYGGRGYFDNMNAFFSGNGYRVVDQSSVNEADIHFKNAWGMADEDLYRETLKLADANYAQQKPFLLQLMTTSNHRPYTYPEGRIDIKSGNGRDGAVKYTDYAIGQFLNDARKKPWFDNTIFVFVADHTAGSAGKEDLPITNYQIPLFIYAPKLIDARENSQLASQIDLAPTLLGLLNLDYQSTFFGRNLLQDNPLPPRVVVGNYQHLGLFDGKDLAILSPRQGLRRHDDALSTSIESRVAATDPLIERAIAYYQGASHGFKQQLLGWKPAQKGHVQVSER from the coding sequence ATGCGTCTGCTGCACACCGCGCCTATGCGCTATCTCCTGCTGTTGACTGGCTGTTGGCTGGCGACCTTTCTAATCACCCGAGGCGTTCTGCTAGTTACACACCTGGGAGAGGCCGGCAACAACTGGCTGCCCGTGTTTGGCATTGGTTTGCTCTACGACCTTGGCTTTCTAGCCTATGCCGCCGTGCCGCTGGGGGGCTATCTGCTGTTATGCCCACCAGCCCTGTGGCGTCGCCGCGGCCACCAGTGGTTCCTGCAGGGCCTGCTGACGGTCAGCTTGTTTGCCATGCTTTTTACTGGCGTGGCCGAGTGGCTGTTCTGGGATGAGTTCGGCGTGCGTTTCAACTTTATCGCCGTGGACTACCTGGTCTACTCCGATGAAGTGCTGAATAACGTACTGGAATCCTATCCAATCGGCATCCTGCTCAGCGCCATCGCCCTGGCTGCCATTGTATTGAGCCTGATAGTGCGTAAACCGTTCAATGCGGCCATGAATGCCGAGCTACCGACACTGGGTGGACGTATCGCCACCTTTGCAGGCCTGCTGCTGGTAGCGGGCCTGAGCCTGCAACTGCTCGACCAGGACAGCCCGCGCGGTCAGGGCGGCAACGCCTACCAGCATGAACTGGCGAGCAATGGCCCTTACCAGTTCTTCGCCGCATTCCGTAACAACGAGCTGGACTACCAGCAGTTTTACGCCAGCCTGCCCACCGATGTAGTGGCCAAACAGTTGCGCGCCGAACTGACCGAGCCCAACGCCACCTTTGTGGGCCAGGACCCACTGGATATCCGCCGCAACATCGATAACCCGGGTGCTGTGCGCCAGCCCAATATCGTACTGGTGACCATCGAAAGCCTCAGTGCCAAGTACCTGGGCAGCAACGGTGATGGCCGCAACCTGACGCCGAATCTGGATCAGCTGCGTAAAGAGAGCCTGTACTTCAACAACTTTTATGCCACCGGCACGCGTACCGACCGGGGCCTGGAAGCCATTACCCTGGCCATTCCGCCGACGCCCGGGCGTTCAATCGTCAAGCGTATCGGCCGTGAAAGCGGCTTTGCCAGCCTGGGCCAGCAGCTCAATGGCGTGGGCTATGACAGCGTGTTCGTCTATGGCGGGCGCGGTTACTTTGACAATATGAACGCCTTCTTCAGCGGCAACGGTTACCGCGTTGTCGACCAAAGCAGCGTGAATGAAGCCGATATTCATTTCAAAAATGCCTGGGGCATGGCTGACGAAGACTTGTACCGCGAAACCCTGAAACTGGCCGATGCCAATTACGCGCAACAAAAACCGTTTTTGTTGCAACTGATGACCACCTCCAACCACCGTCCTTACACCTACCCTGAGGGCCGGATCGACATCAAATCGGGTAACGGCCGCGACGGCGCAGTGAAATACACCGACTACGCCATCGGCCAATTCCTCAACGATGCGCGTAAAAAGCCGTGGTTCGACAATACGATTTTCGTCTTCGTTGCCGACCACACGGCGGGCAGTGCCGGCAAGGAAGACTTGCCGATCACCAACTATCAGATCCCGCTGTTTATCTATGCGCCCAAGTTGATCGACGCCCGTGAAAACTCGCAACTGGCCAGCCAGATCGACCTGGCGCCCACCTTGCTCGGCTTGCTGAACCTGGATTACCAGTCGACCTTCTTTGGCCGCAACCTGTTGCAGGACAACCCGCTGCCGCCGCGCGTGGTCGTGGGCAACTACCAGCACCTGGGCTTGTTTGACGGCAAAGACCTGGCCATTCTCAGTCCGCGTCAGGGGCTGCGCCGCCATGATGATGCGCTGAGCACCAGTATTGAATCGCGGGTAGCGGCGACTGATCCGCTGATTGAGCGGGCAATAGCCTACTACCAGGGTGCCAGTCATGGCTTCAAGCAGCAGTTGCTGGGCTGGAAGCCGGCGCAAAAGGGACATGTGCAGGTTTCAGAACGCTAA
- the colR gene encoding two-component system response regulator ColR, with the protein MRILLVEDNRDILANLADYLGLKGYTVDCAQDGLSGLHLAATEHYDLIVLDIMLPGIDGYTLCKRLREDARRDTPVIMLTARDQLDDRLQGFKSGADDYLLKPFALSELAARIEAVLRRAQGGGRRELQVGELRYDLDTLEVTREGRLLKLNPVGLKLLAVLMQKSPHVLRREVLEEALWGDDCPDSDSLRSHVHQLRQVIDKPFDKPLLHTVHGVGYRLAEVRDGV; encoded by the coding sequence ATGCGAATTCTATTGGTTGAAGACAACCGCGATATCCTCGCCAACCTTGCCGACTACCTGGGTCTCAAGGGCTATACCGTTGACTGTGCGCAAGATGGTTTGTCGGGCCTGCACCTGGCGGCCACCGAGCATTACGACCTGATTGTGCTCGATATCATGTTGCCCGGCATCGACGGCTACACCCTGTGCAAGCGCCTGCGTGAAGATGCCCGTCGCGATACCCCGGTGATCATGCTGACCGCCCGCGACCAGTTGGATGACCGCCTGCAAGGCTTCAAGTCAGGTGCCGATGACTATTTGCTAAAACCCTTTGCCCTGTCCGAGCTGGCTGCCCGCATCGAGGCGGTTTTGCGTCGTGCCCAGGGCGGCGGGCGACGCGAACTGCAGGTCGGCGAGTTGCGTTACGACCTCGATACCCTGGAAGTGACACGCGAAGGCCGTCTGCTCAAGCTCAATCCGGTGGGCTTGAAATTGCTGGCGGTACTCATGCAGAAAAGCCCCCATGTATTGCGCCGCGAAGTGCTGGAAGAAGCCTTGTGGGGCGATGATTGCCCGGACAGCGACAGCCTGCGCAGCCACGTCCACCAATTGCGTCAGGTCATCGACAAGCCGTTCGACAAGCCTCTGTTGCACACCGTACATGGCGTGGGCTATCGCCTCGCCGAGGTTCGTGATGGAGTTTAG